A single window of Rubripirellula lacrimiformis DNA harbors:
- a CDS encoding sulfatase family protein, with protein sequence MQIPKSLLLIAACLWIHATQVRPLDAADAEISRPNIVFLFADDQCTYSVGCYGNQDAITPNMDQLAHDGLAFDRHYNTTAICMASRANVFTGMYEYKTGCNFTHGDMHADVWAKSYPVLLRQAGYLTGFAGKFGIVVAGKGLCEEDFDFWGGGPGQTNYSTAKNGSMQKYAKDYPHSTLSYGAFGQDVIRESVKQDKPFCLSISFKAPHKPATPDPRFNDVYAGKKFTKPANFGREFGEHLSPQSKTGRQYPRFIEWNYDSDYDGEMAKYHQQVHGIDVAVGMIRDELTAQGVADNTVVIYTSDNGYICGSHGYGSKVLPMEESSRVPLMIYDPRSPVSGKRLRCDRLTGNIDFAPTFLELAGLPVPSNMDGKSLLGLLQDPDQGGHDQMAFMNLFGPESNSSLTCLTPQLKYTYWWYGDDQMDPVEELFDLQNDPLELTNLASRSGSKTMLDQMRRRYDQEVARWNDQAVGYNDYRRYGVHFDRNIPISEKSDAMAR encoded by the coding sequence ATGCAAATTCCCAAATCATTGCTGTTGATCGCTGCTTGTCTGTGGATTCATGCGACGCAGGTTCGGCCGTTGGACGCCGCCGATGCCGAGATTTCGCGTCCTAATATCGTGTTTCTGTTTGCGGATGATCAATGCACCTATTCGGTTGGGTGCTACGGGAACCAGGACGCGATCACTCCCAACATGGACCAGCTAGCCCACGACGGCTTGGCATTTGACCGGCACTACAACACGACAGCCATCTGCATGGCCAGTCGCGCCAATGTGTTCACCGGGATGTACGAATACAAAACCGGATGCAACTTTACCCACGGTGACATGCACGCCGACGTGTGGGCAAAGTCGTATCCTGTTCTGCTTCGCCAAGCGGGTTACCTGACGGGATTCGCTGGTAAGTTTGGAATCGTCGTCGCGGGCAAAGGGCTGTGCGAAGAAGACTTTGATTTTTGGGGTGGAGGTCCTGGGCAAACGAATTATTCGACGGCCAAGAACGGTTCGATGCAGAAGTACGCCAAGGACTACCCACACTCGACTTTGTCCTACGGCGCGTTTGGCCAAGACGTCATTCGTGAATCGGTCAAACAGGACAAACCGTTCTGCTTGTCGATCAGTTTCAAGGCACCGCACAAACCGGCGACCCCCGACCCTCGATTCAATGACGTTTACGCTGGCAAAAAGTTTACGAAACCAGCAAACTTTGGTCGCGAATTTGGGGAACACCTGTCGCCGCAAAGCAAGACGGGACGTCAGTACCCTCGCTTCATCGAGTGGAATTATGACAGCGACTATGACGGCGAAATGGCAAAATATCATCAACAGGTTCATGGCATCGATGTGGCCGTCGGCATGATTCGCGATGAACTGACGGCACAGGGCGTCGCGGACAATACCGTGGTGATCTACACCAGTGACAACGGCTACATCTGTGGGTCGCATGGATACGGATCGAAGGTTCTGCCGATGGAGGAATCGTCGCGAGTTCCCCTGATGATCTACGATCCCCGCAGCCCTGTCAGTGGCAAGCGTCTCCGCTGTGATCGTCTAACCGGCAATATCGACTTTGCACCGACGTTCTTAGAGTTGGCCGGTTTGCCGGTACCTAGCAACATGGATGGCAAAAGCTTGTTGGGATTGTTGCAGGATCCCGACCAGGGGGGCCATGACCAAATGGCGTTCATGAACCTGTTTGGGCCTGAATCAAATTCCAGCCTGACCTGTCTGACCCCGCAGTTGAAGTACACGTATTGGTGGTACGGCGACGATCAGATGGATCCAGTCGAGGAACTGTTTGATCTTCAAAATGATCCGCTCGAACTGACCAATCTTGCTAGCCGTTCGGGAAGCAAAACGATGCTTGACCAGATGCGGCGGCGATACGATCAAGAAGTGGCCAGGTGGAACGATCAAGCGGTCGGCTACAACGATTACCGTCGATACGGAGTCCATTTTGATCGGAACATTCCGATCTCTGAAAAGAGCGACGCGATGGCGAGGTAA